A window of Akkermansiaceae bacterium contains these coding sequences:
- a CDS encoding PEP-CTERM sorting domain-containing protein (PEP-CTERM proteins occur, often in large numbers, in the proteomes of bacteria that also encode an exosortase, a predicted intramembrane cysteine proteinase. The presence of a PEP-CTERM domain at a protein's C-terminus predicts cleavage within the sorting domain, followed by covalent anchoring to some some component of the (usually Gram-negative) cell surface. Many PEP-CTERM proteins exhibit an unusual sequence composition that includes large numbers of potential glycosylation sites. Expression of one such protein has been shown restore the ability of a bacterium to form floc, a type of biofilm.), translating into MKLGTLIYNSAIGMGLSLASAQAVTVFTNAVDTNFLNTGNWDNGLPDGSNGAGRLQGDAQLSADHDAGSSAIVVGYGVDASLIVDSGVTLTTTNKVDVGRTSSSPATGTLTLNGTVDTPVLNVLDGTLNLASTVDLTGTTKIFNDGILAASGSIAMVANAGAELYFMAESDLTGGPGILQLRNGTALGFQINAAGNHAVIDGSSMQVRFANTVDLVVDFDTAPTIGQTFDLMTGVEKFTNFSGAEPSGRTFSNVTVNGLGVGQSYNLIYNQDVADAGYLRLQVVPEPSSAALLGLGGLALILRRRK; encoded by the coding sequence ATGAAATTAGGCACACTTATCTACAACTCGGCCATAGGAATGGGCCTCTCACTGGCCTCGGCACAGGCAGTCACGGTATTTACCAATGCCGTGGATACGAACTTTCTCAATACCGGCAACTGGGATAACGGACTTCCGGATGGCTCCAACGGTGCAGGCCGGCTTCAGGGGGACGCCCAATTGTCCGCCGATCACGATGCAGGCAGCTCCGCGATTGTCGTGGGCTACGGGGTAGACGCTTCGCTGATCGTGGACTCCGGAGTCACCCTGACAACCACAAACAAGGTGGACGTGGGGCGGACCAGCAGTAGTCCTGCCACCGGCACACTCACACTGAATGGGACGGTGGACACCCCCGTCCTGAACGTGTTGGACGGCACTTTAAACCTCGCGAGCACGGTTGATTTGACAGGAACGACCAAGATCTTCAATGATGGCATCCTTGCCGCCAGCGGCTCGATTGCCATGGTTGCCAATGCAGGTGCCGAACTCTACTTCATGGCGGAAAGTGACTTGACCGGAGGCCCCGGTATTCTTCAGCTACGAAATGGCACGGCACTTGGCTTCCAAATCAATGCCGCAGGAAACCACGCTGTGATTGACGGCAGCTCGATGCAGGTGAGGTTTGCAAACACGGTCGATCTGGTGGTTGATTTTGACACGGCACCTACGATCGGACAGACCTTCGACCTGATGACAGGTGTCGAGAAATTTACCAATTTTAGCGGAGCAGAACCAAGCGGCCGTACTTTTAGCAACGTGACCGTCAACGGCCTGGGTGTTGGCCAGAGTTATAATCTGATCTATAACCAGGATGTAGCTGATGCCGGATACCTGCGCCTGCAGGTGGTCCCCGAGCCGTCCTCCGCAGCCCTGCTCGGTCTCGGCGGCCTCGCCCTGATCCTCCGCCGCAGGAAATAA
- a CDS encoding Gfo/Idh/MocA family oxidoreductase gives MNEHPISRRPFLKTVIGAGLATSIVTGQEAGAGKKKLGWAIVGLGGLSDRSIGPALLKTRHAHMAGVVTGTPEKAAHWKKKYGFKDSGIYNYENFDEVINNPDIDVVYIVLPNSMHKEFTLRAAKAGKHVYVEKPMAIAPQDCREMIAACNKAGVKLGVAYRLQYEPHHREMIRFASENTLGKVRHIDAGFTFRMGGSDGWRLKQELGGGALLDLGVYLIQATRYIFGEEPVTVSALETKTDKRKFAEVDETVTWTMQFASGRTANLMCSFNLYGYNQLTAFADRGRFGMAPCFGTGGQKGWSTDPKNPLNFPKTDHFQVQMDQFSKDIMAGKESRVHGLEGLKDHLVMEAVFKSIATGKAVAVAKV, from the coding sequence ATGAATGAGCATCCGATTTCCCGCCGCCCCTTTTTGAAGACAGTGATCGGTGCGGGGCTGGCCACTTCGATCGTGACGGGACAGGAAGCCGGAGCCGGCAAGAAAAAGCTCGGTTGGGCCATCGTAGGCCTCGGCGGCCTCAGTGACAGGTCGATCGGACCCGCCCTGTTGAAGACCAGGCACGCCCACATGGCGGGGGTGGTGACCGGCACCCCGGAGAAGGCCGCGCATTGGAAAAAGAAATACGGGTTCAAGGACAGCGGGATTTACAACTATGAAAATTTCGACGAGGTGATCAATAACCCCGACATCGATGTGGTTTACATCGTTTTACCCAATTCCATGCACAAGGAGTTTACCCTCAGGGCGGCGAAGGCTGGTAAGCATGTCTATGTGGAAAAACCCATGGCCATTGCCCCGCAAGACTGCCGCGAGATGATTGCAGCGTGCAACAAGGCGGGGGTGAAACTGGGCGTCGCCTATCGATTGCAGTACGAACCTCACCACCGGGAAATGATCCGCTTTGCCAGCGAGAATACCTTGGGCAAGGTGCGGCACATCGATGCGGGATTTACTTTCCGCATGGGTGGCTCGGACGGTTGGAGGCTGAAGCAGGAGCTGGGTGGCGGCGCGCTGCTTGACCTGGGGGTCTACTTGATCCAGGCCACACGTTATATTTTTGGTGAGGAGCCGGTCACGGTGAGTGCCTTGGAAACCAAGACGGACAAAAGGAAATTTGCCGAGGTGGACGAAACCGTGACCTGGACCATGCAGTTTGCCTCCGGAAGAACAGCCAATCTGATGTGCTCATTCAACTTGTATGGATACAACCAACTCACCGCCTTTGCGGATAGGGGGAGGTTTGGCATGGCTCCCTGTTTTGGCACGGGCGGGCAGAAGGGTTGGTCGACCGATCCAAAAAACCCGTTGAATTTCCCTAAAACCGATCACTTCCAGGTGCAGATGGATCAATTCTCCAAAGACATCATGGCTGGCAAGGAGTCGCGGGTCCACGGGCTCGAGGGATTGAAAGACCACCTCGTCATGGAGGCCGTTTTCAAGTCAATCGCGACCGGAAAAGCGGTGGCAGTGGCGAAAGTGTGA
- a CDS encoding terpene cyclase/mutase family protein, translated as MPWLSCLAWESLEAWCGIFLPQALIDIGLGLRRLIFPRLSGKFGIECDAGRISNQTLVQEELSPYCQSMKIWLMVLMLCIVSCEILLADFEARKFISADGQKVISAVPVGYDQNAMVVFLKMPSGQLQQVQISKFSIEDQLFIEDNKQQLSIMLAFLKMPKEIQSRFYDGLRQELVRTHKAPPGSSAALAKFLARLKATQNPDGSWVEGKKVSMTAMALLVYMAEGETPLDEDYGDAVTRAIAYLTNVAVKNGGKLADDVKDKHWPYQHAMATLALAEAYTICTTLGINFPKLKEATKMAGNWILNHQHTSGSWDYGYDMSGARGGDTSLAMWHVQAMRVCIMTGMWKMSEFVGSVRKALAYVKKNQNSNGGIGYTSPNAYGDTGFTLTGAGMYAFQMWYKPHDPVVRKRVKYISKNARFKYNTEHADLYRQYYHALAMKHRGGKDWMGYKNMLGNQLIENQAEDGSWKNVGGGAKILGIASTYQGESEFATHFRSCLCAFILQVPYRYDWNAVRVPMGFGG; from the coding sequence GTGCCGTGGCTTTCTTGTTTGGCTTGGGAGTCTTTGGAGGCATGGTGTGGGATTTTTTTACCCCAGGCGCTGATTGATATTGGCCTAGGATTACGCAGACTAATCTTTCCGCGCTTATCGGGCAAGTTTGGAATCGAATGCGATGCGGGCCGTATTTCAAATCAAACCCTTGTCCAGGAAGAGCTAAGCCCCTATTGTCAAAGCATGAAAATATGGTTGATGGTCCTGATGCTGTGTATTGTTAGTTGTGAAATACTGCTGGCTGACTTCGAAGCTAGGAAATTCATCAGTGCCGATGGCCAGAAGGTGATATCTGCGGTGCCAGTAGGATATGATCAAAATGCGATGGTCGTTTTTCTGAAGATGCCGTCGGGACAGCTACAGCAAGTACAAATATCCAAGTTCAGTATCGAAGACCAGCTATTCATTGAGGACAACAAACAGCAACTCTCTATCATGCTGGCGTTTCTCAAGATGCCCAAAGAGATCCAGTCCAGGTTTTACGATGGTCTTAGGCAGGAATTGGTGCGCACGCATAAAGCTCCTCCCGGATCCAGTGCGGCGCTGGCCAAATTTCTGGCCAGGCTTAAAGCAACTCAGAACCCCGACGGCAGTTGGGTGGAAGGCAAGAAGGTCTCGATGACTGCGATGGCGTTGTTGGTTTATATGGCGGAGGGTGAAACTCCTCTGGACGAGGATTATGGAGATGCGGTGACACGGGCGATTGCATACCTGACTAACGTGGCCGTGAAAAACGGTGGAAAACTGGCTGATGATGTGAAGGACAAACACTGGCCCTACCAGCACGCGATGGCGACTCTGGCTCTTGCCGAGGCATACACCATTTGTACTACCTTGGGTATCAATTTCCCCAAACTGAAAGAAGCGACGAAGATGGCGGGAAACTGGATTTTAAATCACCAGCATACCTCTGGGAGCTGGGACTATGGCTATGACATGTCAGGGGCACGGGGTGGCGACACTTCGTTGGCAATGTGGCACGTACAGGCGATGCGGGTATGTATTATGACGGGGATGTGGAAAATGAGTGAGTTTGTTGGTTCTGTTAGAAAAGCGCTTGCGTATGTCAAAAAAAACCAAAACTCAAATGGGGGGATTGGTTATACTTCACCGAACGCATATGGAGATACTGGTTTCACACTGACGGGTGCCGGGATGTATGCTTTTCAAATGTGGTATAAACCTCATGATCCAGTCGTCCGCAAGAGGGTAAAATACATCAGTAAAAACGCGAGGTTTAAATACAACACTGAGCATGCAGACCTCTACAGGCAATATTACCACGCTCTTGCCATGAAACACCGGGGAGGCAAGGACTGGATGGGTTATAAAAACATGTTAGGAAATCAGTTGATCGAAAACCAGGCAGAGGATGGCTCGTGGAAAAACGTGGGTGGCGGTGCCAAGATTCTAGGAATAGCGTCCACGTATCAGGGGGAGTCGGAATTTGCCACGCATTTCAGAAGTTGTCTGTGCGCCTTTATCCTACAAGTGCCCTATCGCTATGACTGGAATGCTGTCAGGGTGCCGATGGGGTTCGGTGGCTAA
- the typA gene encoding translational GTPase TypA yields MTNKIRNIAIIAHVDHGKTTLVDELLKAGGAYGEHQQAGERAMDSMDLEREKGITIKAKNTSVKWNDYTINIVDTPGHADFGGEVERVMKMVDGVLLLVDAHDGPQAQTRFVLRKALQQGLTPIVVVNKIDREHSDPLGVHDRVLELFLELEANEEQFEAPFVYGSAKNGFFVKSLDDEQKDVVPLLETIVEHVAAPDSDPDAPFKMLASNISWDDYVGRVALGKVQSGSVKKGDSIFRLTKDGKVERGKVTKVFEYSSLSNQESAEGEAGNIVGVAGFTDIDIGETLSADPEAEALPFVSIDPPTVQMQFSINDGPYGGREGKHVTSRAIRDRLLREVKTNVSIEVSDTETAGVFEVAARGAMQIAVLVETMRREGYEMLVSRPMVITHKGENGGVEEPFETLFVEVPEEYTGGVMKSLANRRARIEDMGSNAHGATIEATISTRGLIGFEFELLNLTSGHGVMSHLFKEYAPHCGEIVTRNTGTLVSMSTGTAMAYSLLPLEERGKLFVAPGEEVYEGQIIGENPRKDDLPVNPVKAKSLTNHRSATKGITVGLAPPIKMSLERAIEYIANDELLEATPSHLRLRKRILDPHERKRAEKARKAEAGM; encoded by the coding sequence ATGACGAACAAGATCCGAAACATCGCCATCATCGCCCACGTCGATCACGGCAAGACCACCTTGGTGGATGAGCTTCTCAAGGCCGGCGGAGCGTACGGCGAACACCAGCAAGCCGGTGAACGCGCCATGGACTCGATGGATCTCGAACGCGAGAAGGGCATCACCATCAAGGCCAAAAACACCTCGGTCAAATGGAACGACTACACCATCAATATCGTCGACACCCCGGGCCACGCCGACTTCGGCGGCGAGGTGGAGCGGGTGATGAAAATGGTCGACGGCGTGCTGCTGCTCGTCGATGCCCACGATGGCCCGCAGGCACAGACCCGCTTCGTGCTCAGAAAAGCTCTGCAACAAGGCCTGACTCCGATCGTGGTGGTCAACAAAATCGACCGCGAACACAGCGATCCGCTCGGCGTGCACGACCGGGTGCTGGAACTCTTCCTGGAGCTGGAGGCCAACGAGGAGCAGTTCGAGGCACCCTTCGTCTACGGCTCCGCCAAAAACGGCTTTTTTGTCAAATCCCTCGACGACGAGCAAAAGGATGTTGTGCCGCTGTTGGAAACCATCGTCGAGCACGTTGCCGCCCCGGACTCCGATCCGGACGCCCCATTCAAGATGCTCGCCTCCAATATTTCCTGGGACGACTACGTAGGCCGGGTCGCGCTGGGCAAGGTGCAATCCGGCTCGGTCAAAAAAGGCGACAGTATTTTCCGCCTGACCAAGGATGGCAAGGTGGAGCGCGGCAAGGTGACCAAGGTTTTTGAATACAGCTCCCTTTCCAACCAGGAATCCGCCGAGGGTGAGGCCGGCAACATCGTCGGTGTCGCGGGTTTCACCGACATCGATATTGGTGAAACCCTCTCAGCCGACCCGGAGGCCGAGGCGCTGCCCTTTGTTTCCATCGACCCCCCCACCGTGCAGATGCAGTTCTCCATCAATGACGGCCCCTACGGTGGTCGCGAAGGGAAACACGTCACCTCCCGCGCAATCCGTGACCGGCTGCTGCGCGAGGTGAAGACCAATGTGTCCATTGAAGTGTCCGACACGGAAACCGCTGGCGTCTTTGAAGTCGCCGCCCGGGGTGCGATGCAGATCGCGGTTCTCGTCGAGACCATGCGCCGGGAAGGCTACGAGATGCTGGTTTCCCGCCCGATGGTCATTACCCACAAAGGTGAAAACGGTGGCGTTGAAGAGCCGTTCGAAACCCTCTTTGTGGAGGTGCCCGAGGAATACACCGGCGGGGTGATGAAATCCCTCGCCAACCGCCGTGCCCGCATCGAGGACATGGGCAGCAACGCCCACGGCGCCACCATCGAGGCCACGATTTCCACCCGCGGTCTGATCGGCTTTGAATTCGAACTGCTCAACCTGACCAGTGGTCACGGGGTGATGTCGCACCTGTTCAAGGAATACGCACCGCACTGTGGTGAGATTGTCACCCGCAACACCGGCACCCTGGTCAGTATGAGTACCGGCACCGCGATGGCTTATTCCCTGCTGCCGCTGGAAGAACGTGGCAAGCTCTTTGTCGCTCCCGGCGAGGAGGTTTATGAAGGCCAGATCATCGGCGAGAACCCGCGTAAGGACGACCTTCCGGTCAACCCGGTCAAGGCCAAGAGCCTGACCAACCACCGCTCCGCCACCAAGGGTATCACCGTGGGCCTGGCGCCCCCGATCAAGATGTCCCTGGAGCGCGCCATCGAATACATCGCCAACGACGAGCTGCTGGAAGCGACCCCCAGCCACCTCCGGCTGCGCAAACGCATCCTCGACCCCCACGAGCGCAAACGCGCCGAAAAAGCCCGCAAGGCCGAGGCCGGGATGTAG
- a CDS encoding DUF1801 domain-containing protein, translating to MPPKTPKPNKKATARKSGAKPTLLSGGNPQIPKGDGAEPVQAYIAAMPDWKHGVGRRLDELVVKTAPGVRKAIRWNTPFYGIEGQGWFLAYHCFTKYIKVSFLNGASLMPLPPIEAKHEAVRYLHIHEDDQLDEEQLANWIKQACRLPGENMF from the coding sequence ATGCCTCCAAAGACTCCCAAGCCAAACAAGAAAGCCACGGCACGGAAAAGCGGTGCCAAACCAACACTTCTCTCCGGTGGCAACCCGCAAATACCCAAGGGCGATGGCGCCGAACCCGTGCAGGCCTACATCGCCGCCATGCCGGATTGGAAACACGGGGTAGGGCGGCGGCTCGATGAACTTGTTGTCAAAACCGCACCCGGTGTGCGCAAGGCAATACGGTGGAACACGCCGTTCTACGGCATCGAGGGACAAGGATGGTTCCTTGCTTATCATTGTTTCACCAAATACATCAAGGTGTCCTTCCTCAACGGCGCTTCCCTGATGCCCCTGCCTCCCATTGAGGCCAAACACGAAGCCGTGCGCTACCTCCACATCCATGAGGATGATCAACTTGACGAGGAGCAGTTGGCAAACTGGATCAAACAGGCATGCCGGCTCCCCGGCGAAAACATGTTCTAA
- a CDS encoding substrate-binding domain-containing protein, with the protein MESTKRYHIAVIFPHWYSFLNEVMEGVLAIHSIRIHCRFRNFISTDFNEPVDFPHGYQPDGILVSYDDHSFEAAWLHELGVPVVNIFPTTKSNLAAVSADLKSLARVAIDHFAALGFDNIGFLGTCNLPHSSISRQLFQDECNRRNLPFWAINIPDGINTGSWARLENEAPELKERLLKPNGRTGIYASHDMRARLLVDYCTDLGVKVPEEIGVLGRFDSINARLSTPELSSVVVPAKEIGTRAMQMLIDLIDGTELDKLHEEVPVREIRVRASTVGESDPDIIVLQARTLIRENACNGLTVDELIQSLPLARSTFEKRYRAITGSSPAQDIREIRVSAARTLLLTTRKTVDEVAREVGFTDSRPFVVFFKREVGETPGEFRKKHRK; encoded by the coding sequence ATGGAATCCACCAAACGTTATCATATTGCCGTTATTTTCCCGCATTGGTATTCCTTTCTGAACGAAGTCATGGAGGGGGTGCTGGCGATCCACAGCATCCGCATCCACTGCCGGTTCAGAAACTTCATCTCGACCGACTTCAATGAACCGGTTGATTTCCCCCACGGCTACCAACCGGACGGCATTCTTGTCTCATACGATGACCATTCCTTCGAGGCGGCGTGGCTCCACGAGCTCGGTGTTCCCGTTGTCAATATTTTCCCCACCACCAAAAGCAACCTGGCCGCGGTTTCGGCGGACCTCAAATCCTTGGCCCGGGTCGCCATTGATCACTTTGCCGCGCTCGGGTTTGACAACATCGGTTTTCTCGGCACATGCAACCTACCGCATTCAAGTATCTCCCGGCAATTATTCCAAGATGAATGCAATCGCCGGAACCTTCCTTTTTGGGCCATCAATATCCCCGACGGCATCAATACAGGCTCCTGGGCAAGACTTGAAAATGAGGCTCCAGAACTGAAGGAACGACTGCTCAAGCCCAATGGCAGGACGGGGATCTATGCCAGCCACGACATGCGGGCCCGGCTGCTGGTCGATTATTGCACTGATCTCGGCGTTAAGGTTCCCGAGGAGATCGGGGTTCTCGGAAGATTCGATTCGATCAACGCCCGTCTCAGTACCCCCGAGCTCTCCAGTGTCGTCGTGCCGGCCAAGGAAATCGGCACCCGGGCCATGCAAATGCTGATCGATCTCATTGATGGCACGGAACTCGACAAGCTGCATGAAGAAGTCCCGGTGCGTGAAATCCGGGTGCGGGCGTCAACGGTGGGCGAGTCAGATCCCGACATCATCGTGCTCCAAGCCCGCACTCTTATCCGGGAGAACGCCTGCAATGGCCTGACTGTGGATGAACTCATCCAATCGCTGCCCCTCGCCCGCAGCACCTTCGAAAAACGCTACCGCGCGATCACCGGCTCATCACCGGCCCAGGATATCCGTGAGATCCGGGTATCAGCCGCCCGGACCCTCCTGCTGACAACCCGGAAAACCGTCGATGAAGTCGCGCGTGAGGTCGGCTTCACCGACTCCCGCCCCTTCGTTGTCTTTTTCAAACGCGAAGTCGGAGAAACCCCGGGCGAGTTTCGCAAGAAACACAGAAAATAG
- a CDS encoding metallophosphoesterase family protein, producing MKYAIISDIHANLEALNSVLEDARARGVKRFICLGDIVGYNANPSECVDIIRELGCPVVMGNHDAYTVADRIPEIVNGRARESLEWTRKHIRPDQHEWLANLPMQRRVGAFEIVHASMHEPDAWNYVINAIEAILHFHFQETPLCFFGHTHHPMYFSTKERKTNKDYQRIELEAGIRYFVNVGSVGQPRGDDKRAQYAIYDTTEKVVEMCRVHYDVGLACAKIRQAGLPEHNALRLEKSDMEAAAALKLIKGAENLVASLK from the coding sequence ATGAAATACGCGATTATCTCCGACATCCACGCGAATCTCGAGGCGCTGAACAGCGTCCTGGAGGATGCGCGGGCGCGTGGTGTGAAACGCTTTATTTGCCTGGGTGACATCGTAGGCTATAACGCGAACCCGTCGGAGTGTGTCGATATCATCCGCGAGCTGGGCTGCCCGGTGGTGATGGGCAACCACGATGCCTACACGGTGGCGGACCGGATTCCGGAAATTGTCAACGGCCGCGCCCGCGAATCGCTGGAATGGACGCGCAAGCACATCCGCCCGGACCAGCACGAGTGGCTTGCGAACCTGCCGATGCAGCGCCGTGTGGGTGCTTTTGAGATTGTTCACGCCAGCATGCACGAGCCGGATGCATGGAACTATGTGATCAACGCCATCGAAGCGATCCTGCATTTCCATTTTCAAGAAACCCCGCTGTGTTTCTTCGGGCACACACACCACCCGATGTATTTTTCCACCAAGGAAAGAAAGACCAACAAGGATTACCAACGCATCGAGCTGGAGGCGGGCATCAGGTATTTTGTCAACGTCGGCTCGGTCGGACAACCCCGTGGCGACGACAAGCGCGCCCAGTACGCGATCTATGACACCACGGAAAAGGTGGTCGAGATGTGCAGGGTGCATTACGACGTCGGGCTCGCCTGCGCGAAGATCCGTCAGGCGGGATTACCTGAGCACAATGCACTGCGCTTGGAGAAATCGGACATGGAGGCCGCCGCGGCCTTGAAATTGATCAAAGGGGCTGAAAACCTCGTGGCGAGCCTGAAGTAG
- a CDS encoding PEP-CTERM sorting domain-containing protein (PEP-CTERM proteins occur, often in large numbers, in the proteomes of bacteria that also encode an exosortase, a predicted intramembrane cysteine proteinase. The presence of a PEP-CTERM domain at a protein's C-terminus predicts cleavage within the sorting domain, followed by covalent anchoring to some some component of the (usually Gram-negative) cell surface. Many PEP-CTERM proteins exhibit an unusual sequence composition that includes large numbers of potential glycosylation sites. Expression of one such protein has been shown restore the ability of a bacterium to form floc, a type of biofilm.), with product MKTTHIPHYLFAVFSLSLGSAQAITIFTNGTTDFNTATNWDNGLPDNDAAADGADRDAVIAAGHTAVTSASYNDSGNQHYNLDVLGTLTVSAGHTVHLGKGVGYNTDTDLTVDGGTLNIDGVMTVIGGGAHTYVTNNGTINVRSGGLLDSRKNLYLTLGTLNLAADAASTLGVIDHLDVGSGSMIHFDITSTNLTTMILQNDLDLSAGGATLDLDITGATAGDSYTLFATGGVIDGTFTTFNYTANDSLVATLDYSSPTDLVVHITNVPEPSSAALLGLGGLALILRRRKG from the coding sequence ATGAAGACAACACACATACCACACTACCTGTTTGCCGTGTTTTCCCTGTCGCTGGGTTCAGCCCAGGCGATCACGATCTTTACCAACGGCACCACCGATTTCAATACAGCGACCAACTGGGACAACGGCCTGCCGGACAATGACGCGGCCGCAGATGGGGCTGACCGGGACGCGGTCATTGCCGCGGGCCATACAGCGGTGACTTCCGCCAGCTATAATGACTCTGGAAACCAGCATTACAACCTGGATGTGCTCGGCACGCTCACCGTTTCCGCCGGGCATACCGTGCATCTCGGAAAAGGGGTGGGGTATAACACCGACACGGACCTGACCGTGGACGGGGGCACACTCAATATCGATGGAGTCATGACCGTCATCGGCGGTGGCGCGCATACCTACGTCACCAACAACGGCACCATCAACGTACGTTCCGGGGGGCTTCTCGACAGCAGGAAAAACCTCTACCTGACACTGGGCACCCTGAACCTGGCGGCCGACGCGGCATCGACGCTGGGCGTCATCGACCACCTGGACGTGGGCAGCGGCTCGATGATCCACTTTGACATCACCTCCACCAACCTGACCACCATGATCCTGCAAAATGATCTGGATCTGTCCGCCGGGGGAGCGACCCTTGACCTCGACATCACCGGCGCCACAGCCGGTGACTCCTACACCCTGTTTGCTACCGGCGGTGTCATTGACGGCACCTTCACCACCTTCAATTACACGGCGAACGACAGCCTGGTCGCGACCCTGGACTACAGCAGTCCAACAGACCTTGTTGTGCACATCACCAATGTGCCCGAGCCGTCCTCCGCCGCCCTGCTCGGTCTCGGCGGCCTCGCCCTGATCCTCCGCCGCCGTAAAGGCTAA